From a single Pseudobutyrivibrio xylanivorans genomic region:
- a CDS encoding calcium/sodium antiporter has translation MATFLQTIPGALILLVLGFVFLIKGADFFVEGASAVANKLHVPPLVIGMTIVAMGTSLPELSVSVTASMAGSNQLAIGNVVGSNIFNLMVVLGSCALFSVLEVAEDTIKKDFPFSVCCAVVLAVMGWIGMEVGHIDGVILLVGFIIFLLSMLHAAKKSRKEAAIEAELDVENEIEDIPVWKCILYIVGGAIAIKFGGDWVVNSCTTLALRFGMSETLVGLTIVALGTSLPELVTSVVAAKKNALDMAIGNVVGSNIFNILLILGAAAAISPITFMTVNAIDIIILVCFSIIVWMMCYLKKNLGRFQGIIMLVLYVGYLAYIIIRDGGIA, from the coding sequence ATGGCAACATTTTTACAAACAATACCTGGTGCATTGATTTTACTAGTTTTAGGATTTGTGTTTTTGATTAAGGGAGCTGATTTTTTTGTTGAAGGAGCTTCTGCGGTAGCTAACAAGCTCCACGTTCCACCACTTGTAATTGGTATGACTATTGTTGCAATGGGTACTTCGCTTCCAGAACTTTCAGTATCGGTTACTGCATCAATGGCTGGAAGCAATCAGCTTGCTATTGGTAATGTGGTCGGTTCAAATATTTTTAATCTTATGGTAGTACTTGGCAGCTGTGCACTCTTCTCTGTGCTAGAGGTGGCTGAAGATACAATAAAAAAAGACTTTCCATTTTCAGTATGTTGCGCTGTTGTTCTGGCAGTTATGGGATGGATAGGAATGGAAGTAGGCCATATTGATGGAGTGATTCTTTTAGTCGGATTTATTATTTTCCTTTTATCTATGCTACATGCAGCAAAAAAGTCTCGTAAGGAAGCCGCTATTGAGGCAGAATTAGATGTTGAAAATGAAATTGAAGACATCCCTGTATGGAAATGTATTTTGTATATAGTAGGTGGTGCGATAGCTATTAAATTTGGGGGCGACTGGGTTGTTAATTCATGTACTACTCTTGCACTTAGATTTGGCATGTCAGAGACGCTTGTTGGTCTTACAATTGTGGCGCTTGGTACATCATTACCAGAGCTTGTAACATCGGTAGTTGCTGCTAAGAAGAATGCACTTGATATGGCAATTGGCAATGTAGTAGGTTCAAATATTTTTAATATTTTATTAATTTTAGGAGCCGCTGCTGCTATCTCACCTATTACATTTATGACAGTTAATGCAATTGATATTATTATACTTGTTTGTTTTTCAATAATAGTTTGGATGATGTGCTATCTTAAGAAAAATCTTGGAAGATTTCAGGGGATAATAATGCTTGTACTTTATGTAGGGTATTTGGCATATATAATTATTCGTGATGGAGGCATTGCTTAA
- the metG gene encoding methionine--tRNA ligase — translation MGNKGNYYITTAIAYTSGKPHIGNTYEIVLADAIARFRRQEGYDVFFQTGTDEHGQKIELKAAEAGVTPKEFVDDISGQVRNIWDLMNTSYDKFIRTTDEDHEKQVKKIFKKLYDKGDIYKSSYEGLYCTPCESFWTESQLVDGKCPDCGREVQPAKEEAYFFKMSKYADKLIDYINTHPEFIQPVSRKNEMMNNFLLPGLQDLCVSRTSFTWGIPVDFDPKHVVYVWLDALTNYITGIGYECDGESTDQFKALWPADLHLIGKDIIRFHTIYWPIFLMALDLPLPKQVFGHPWLLTKAADGGDDKMSKSKGNVIYADELVDFFGVDAVRYFVLHEMPFENDGAISWPLMVERVNSDLANTLGNLVNRTVSMSNKYFGGVVENKGVAEEVDAELKAVCTGTVAAVEKKMADLRVADAITEVFNLFKRCNKYIDETMPWALAKDETKQDRLATVLYNLVEGISIGATLLKSFMPETSEKVLAQLGAKKITYDELSTFGHYPNGGKVTDAPEILFARLDLDEVMAKVAELHPAQPEEAADDEEGIDIEAKPEITFDDFMKMQFQVGKIVACEAVKGSKKLLCSQVKIGSQTKQIVSGIRKQYTPEEMVGKKVMVLVNLKPAKLAGVLSEGMLLCAEDAEGNLSLMTPENPMPNGAEIC, via the coding sequence ATGGGCAACAAAGGTAATTATTACATCACAACCGCTATTGCTTACACATCAGGTAAGCCACATATCGGTAACACATACGAAATTGTACTTGCAGATGCAATCGCACGTTTCCGTCGTCAGGAAGGATACGATGTTTTCTTCCAGACTGGTACAGATGAGCACGGCCAGAAAATCGAGCTTAAGGCTGCTGAGGCTGGTGTCACACCTAAGGAATTTGTTGATGACATTTCAGGCCAGGTTAGAAATATCTGGGATTTAATGAATACATCTTATGATAAGTTCATCCGTACAACTGATGAAGATCATGAGAAGCAGGTTAAGAAGATTTTCAAGAAGCTCTACGATAAGGGCGATATTTATAAGAGCTCATATGAAGGACTTTACTGTACTCCTTGTGAGTCTTTCTGGACTGAGTCACAGCTTGTAGATGGCAAATGTCCAGACTGTGGTCGTGAGGTTCAGCCAGCAAAGGAAGAAGCATACTTCTTCAAGATGAGCAAATATGCTGATAAGCTTATTGATTACATCAATACACATCCAGAATTCATTCAGCCTGTATCACGTAAGAATGAGATGATGAACAACTTCTTACTTCCAGGTCTTCAGGATCTTTGTGTTAGCCGTACATCATTTACTTGGGGTATCCCAGTAGATTTTGATCCAAAGCACGTTGTATATGTATGGCTTGATGCACTTACAAACTATATCACAGGTATCGGATATGAATGTGACGGTGAGTCTACAGACCAGTTCAAGGCTCTTTGGCCAGCAGACCTTCACCTTATTGGTAAGGACATCATCCGTTTCCATACAATTTACTGGCCAATCTTCTTGATGGCACTTGATCTTCCACTTCCAAAGCAGGTATTTGGCCATCCATGGCTTCTTACAAAGGCTGCTGACGGTGGCGATGATAAGATGTCAAAGTCAAAGGGAAATGTTATCTATGCAGATGAGCTTGTAGATTTCTTCGGCGTAGATGCTGTTAGATATTTCGTACTTCACGAGATGCCATTTGAAAACGATGGTGCTATTTCATGGCCACTTATGGTTGAGCGTGTAAACTCTGATCTTGCAAACACACTTGGTAACCTTGTAAATAGAACTGTTTCTATGAGCAACAAGTACTTTGGTGGTGTTGTAGAGAATAAGGGTGTTGCAGAGGAAGTTGATGCAGAACTTAAGGCTGTTTGCACAGGTACAGTTGCAGCAGTTGAGAAAAAGATGGCAGATCTTCGTGTAGCAGATGCTATTACAGAAGTATTTAATCTCTTCAAGAGATGCAATAAATATATCGATGAGACAATGCCTTGGGCACTTGCAAAGGATGAGACAAAGCAGGATAGACTTGCTACAGTTCTTTACAATTTGGTTGAGGGTATCTCAATTGGTGCTACTCTCCTCAAGTCATTTATGCCTGAGACATCAGAGAAGGTTCTTGCACAGCTTGGTGCAAAGAAAATCACTTACGATGAGCTTTCTACATTTGGTCACTATCCAAACGGTGGCAAGGTAACAGATGCTCCAGAGATTCTTTTTGCTCGTCTTGATCTTGATGAAGTAATGGCAAAGGTTGCTGAGCTTCATCCAGCACAGCCAGAGGAAGCTGCTGATGATGAGGAAGGAATTGATATTGAGGCTAAGCCAGAAATCACATTTGATGATTTTATGAAGATGCAGTTCCAGGTAGGAAAGATTGTTGCTTGCGAGGCAGTTAAAGGTTCTAAGAAGCTTCTTTGCTCACAGGTAAAAATTGGTTCTCAGACAAAGCAGATTGTTTCTGGAATTAGAAAGCAGTACACACCAGAGGAGATGGTTGGAAAGAAGGTTATGGTTCTTGTAAACCTTAAGCCAGCTAAGCTTGCAGGAGTATTATCTGAAGGTATGCTTCTTTGTGCAGAGGATGCGGAGGGTAATCTCTCACTCATGACACCAGAGAATCCTATGCCTAACGGAGCAGAAATCTGCTAA
- a CDS encoding ABC transporter ATP-binding protein, which produces MSEEKYLLEVEHLKQYFPIKEGFHTVPLKAVDDISFAIKPGETLGLVGESGCGKTTVGRTLLRLYQPTAGRIVFDGDVLFDSEKKIDVNMHPYRKQMQMVFQDPYSSLDPRMTVEDIIGEPLDVHKLYSSKGERRDKILSLMETVGLNAEHAMRYAHEFSGGQRQRIGIARALAVNPKFIVCDEPVSALDVSIQAQVVNMFEELQEKLGVAYLFIAHDLLVVHHISDRIAVMYLGHIMEIADADDLNNNPIHPYTLSLLSAVPIPDPETARKSQRIILEGDVPSPLKMPSGCPFRTRCRYATEQCAKEMPPLTDRGSDHFVACWNK; this is translated from the coding sequence ATGAGTGAAGAAAAATACCTCCTTGAGGTTGAACATTTAAAACAATATTTCCCAATCAAAGAGGGATTTCATACAGTACCACTTAAGGCTGTAGATGACATTTCGTTTGCAATCAAACCAGGAGAGACACTTGGACTTGTAGGTGAGTCAGGCTGTGGTAAGACAACAGTAGGTCGTACACTTCTTCGTCTCTATCAGCCAACAGCTGGACGTATTGTATTTGATGGTGACGTACTTTTTGACAGTGAGAAAAAGATTGATGTAAATATGCATCCATACCGTAAGCAAATGCAGATGGTATTCCAGGATCCATATTCATCGCTTGATCCAAGAATGACAGTTGAGGATATTATCGGTGAGCCTCTTGATGTTCATAAGCTTTACTCTTCTAAGGGAGAGCGTCGAGACAAAATTCTTTCATTAATGGAAACTGTAGGACTTAATGCAGAGCACGCTATGCGATATGCTCACGAATTCTCAGGTGGACAGAGACAGAGAATTGGTATTGCAAGAGCCCTTGCTGTAAATCCAAAGTTCATAGTTTGTGATGAACCTGTATCTGCACTTGATGTTTCAATTCAGGCGCAGGTTGTAAATATGTTTGAAGAGCTGCAGGAAAAGCTCGGAGTTGCATATCTCTTCATTGCACACGATTTGCTTGTTGTACATCATATTTCAGACCGAATTGCAGTTATGTATTTAGGTCACATTATGGAAATTGCAGATGCGGATGACTTAAATAATAATCCTATTCATCCTTATACACTCTCACTTCTTTCAGCTGTACCTATCCCAGATCCAGAAACAGCTAGAAAGAGTCAGAGAATTATTCTTGAGGGAGATGTTCCTAGTCCTCTTAAGATGCCAAGTGGATGTCCATTTAGAACAAGATGCAGATATGCTACAGAACAGTGTGCTAAGGAAATGCCACCTCTTACAGATAGAGGAAGCGACCATTTTGTAGCATGTTGGAACAAGTAA
- a CDS encoding TatD family hydrolase — MIFETHAHYDDEKFDPDRVELLSHLLRENNIGKIVNVGASFKGCKDSLELANKYEDVYAALGIHPEELDDMTEENLAWIKAHSKDSKVVAIGEIGLDYYWMKEDKDRAKQREWFKRQLDLAKEVDLPVIIHSRDAAEDTFNTIVEYNTQSNNKGIIHCYSYSKELALEYVKMGWYIGVGGVVTFKNSKKLVETVEAIPIENIVLETDCPYMAPVPHRGERNSSIYLSHVAEKIADLKGMDVSEIERITYENALKLYFKSKRNI, encoded by the coding sequence ATGATTTTTGAGACACATGCTCATTATGATGATGAGAAGTTCGACCCAGATAGAGTCGAACTTCTTTCTCATTTATTGAGAGAAAATAATATTGGAAAAATAGTAAATGTAGGAGCAAGCTTTAAAGGCTGCAAGGACAGTTTAGAGCTTGCAAATAAATATGAAGATGTCTATGCAGCTCTTGGTATTCATCCAGAAGAATTAGATGATATGACAGAGGAAAACTTGGCATGGATTAAGGCTCATTCAAAGGATTCTAAAGTTGTAGCAATAGGTGAAATCGGTCTTGATTATTATTGGATGAAGGAAGATAAGGATAGAGCCAAGCAACGCGAATGGTTTAAGCGTCAACTGGATTTAGCAAAAGAGGTAGATCTTCCGGTAATAATCCATTCTAGGGATGCTGCAGAAGACACTTTTAACACAATTGTAGAGTATAATACGCAAAGTAATAATAAAGGTATAATTCACTGTTACTCATATTCAAAGGAACTGGCCTTAGAATATGTAAAAATGGGATGGTATATTGGAGTTGGTGGCGTTGTAACTTTCAAGAATTCAAAGAAACTGGTAGAGACCGTGGAGGCGATCCCAATTGAGAACATTGTTCTTGAGACTGATTGTCCATATATGGCGCCAGTTCCACATCGTGGAGAGAGAAATTCGTCTATCTATCTTAGCCATGTTGCTGAGAAAATTGCCGATTTAAAAGGCATGGATGTTAGTGAGATTGAGCGAATCACTTATGAAAACGCTCTTAAATTATATTTTAAAAGTAAAAGGAATATATAG
- a CDS encoding manganese efflux pump MntP family protein, giving the protein MGLLDILLIGVGLSMDAFAVAICKGLAMRKVNKKQMFIIALFFGGFQALMPLIGFLVGNTFAKKISAYDHWIAFILLLYIGGKMIVDAIKEWKEKDIVDEMDPPLDFKELTLMAIATSIDALACGVTFSFEENFNILRAIAIIGLTTFIISAGGVYVGNIFGDKYKAKAQLVGGIILIFIGTKILLEHTMGISLGF; this is encoded by the coding sequence ATGGGATTACTGGACATTTTACTGATTGGTGTGGGACTTTCCATGGATGCATTTGCAGTGGCTATATGTAAAGGTCTTGCAATGAGAAAAGTAAATAAGAAGCAGATGTTTATTATTGCCTTGTTTTTCGGTGGATTTCAGGCATTGATGCCACTAATTGGTTTTTTAGTAGGTAACACATTTGCAAAAAAGATTTCTGCCTATGATCATTGGATAGCTTTTATCCTACTGTTATACATTGGTGGTAAAATGATAGTTGACGCTATAAAAGAGTGGAAAGAAAAAGATATTGTGGATGAGATGGATCCACCTCTTGATTTCAAGGAACTTACTTTGATGGCAATTGCTACAAGCATTGACGCACTTGCATGTGGTGTTACATTTTCTTTTGAGGAAAATTTCAACATACTTAGAGCTATAGCAATCATTGGATTAACCACATTTATAATTTCAGCAGGTGGTGTATACGTAGGAAATATTTTTGGTGATAAGTATAAAGCTAAGGCTCAGCTTGTGGGTGGAATAATACTTATATTTATTGGAACTAAAATTTTGCTTGAACATACTATGGGAATATCATTAGGATTTTAA
- the tyrS gene encoding tyrosine--tRNA ligase yields MTIYDELVARGLIAQVTNEEEIKKLINEGKATFYIGFDCTADSLTAGHFMALTLMKRLQMAGNKPIALIGGGTTMIGDPSGRTDMRKMLTREDIDHNAECFKRQMERFIDFSDGKALMVNNADWLLDLNYVDLLREVGACFSVNNMLRAECYKQRMEKGLSFLEFNYMIMQSYDFYYMFQKYNCNLEFGGDDQWSNMLGGTELIRRKLGKDAHAMTITLLTDSQGKKMGKTAGNAVWLDPNKTTPFEFYQYWRNVGDADVLKCIRMLTFLPIEEIQKMDSWEGAQLNEAKDILAYELTQMVHGTEEADKAREASKALFAGGTNSENIPCHTLAEEDFRDGKVDILQILVSSGLTASRAEARRAVQQGGVSVNGEKVADPFAVYEKSAFAEEFLLKKGKKSFCKIEA; encoded by the coding sequence ATGACAATTTATGACGAGTTAGTGGCTCGTGGCCTGATAGCCCAGGTAACGAACGAAGAAGAAATTAAAAAATTAATTAATGAGGGCAAGGCAACTTTTTATATAGGTTTTGATTGCACTGCAGACAGCCTTACAGCTGGTCATTTTATGGCTCTCACTCTTATGAAGAGACTTCAGATGGCTGGAAATAAGCCAATCGCTCTCATCGGCGGTGGTACTACTATGATTGGCGACCCTTCAGGTCGTACAGATATGAGAAAGATGCTTACTCGTGAAGATATTGATCACAACGCTGAATGCTTCAAGCGTCAGATGGAGCGTTTTATCGATTTCAGCGATGGAAAGGCACTTATGGTTAACAATGCTGATTGGCTTCTTGACCTTAACTATGTAGACCTTCTTCGCGAGGTTGGTGCTTGCTTCTCAGTTAACAACATGCTTCGTGCAGAGTGCTACAAGCAGCGTATGGAAAAGGGACTTTCATTCCTTGAGTTCAACTACATGATTATGCAGTCATACGACTTCTATTACATGTTCCAGAAATACAATTGTAACCTTGAATTTGGTGGTGACGATCAGTGGTCAAACATGCTTGGCGGTACTGAGCTTATCAGACGTAAGCTTGGCAAGGATGCTCACGCTATGACTATTACTCTTCTAACTGATTCACAGGGTAAAAAGATGGGCAAGACAGCTGGAAATGCTGTATGGCTTGATCCTAACAAGACAACACCATTCGAGTTCTACCAGTACTGGAGAAATGTTGGTGATGCAGATGTTCTTAAGTGCATCCGTATGCTTACATTCCTTCCTATCGAGGAAATTCAGAAGATGGACAGTTGGGAAGGTGCTCAGCTTAACGAAGCAAAGGATATCTTGGCTTACGAACTTACTCAAATGGTTCACGGAACAGAGGAAGCTGATAAGGCTCGTGAGGCTTCAAAGGCACTCTTCGCAGGTGGAACAAATTCTGAGAATATTCCATGTCATACACTTGCAGAGGAAGATTTCAGAGATGGAAAGGTTGATATCCTTCAGATTCTCGTTTCTTCTGGTCTTACAGCTAGCCGTGCAGAGGCTCGTCGTGCTGTACAGCAGGGTGGTGTTTCAGTAAATGGTGAAAAGGTTGCAGATCCATTTGCAGTATATGAAAAATCAGCATTTGCAGAGGAATTCCTTCTTAAAAAGGGAAAGAAATCTTTCTGCAAAATTGAGGCTTAA
- the rsmA gene encoding 16S rRNA (adenine(1518)-N(6)/adenine(1519)-N(6))-dimethyltransferase RsmA produces MAYLSNPTYTKAVLEAHGFSFQKKFGQNFLIDGNVLDNIIDAAGITKDDFVLEIGPGIGTMTQRLCEEAREVVAVEIDKTLIPILDDTLSTYKNWTVINQDVLKVDIKAIADEKNGGKPIKVVANLPYYITTPIIMGLFESHVPLESITIMVQKEVADRMQEGPGSKEYGALSLAVQYYSKPEIVCEVPPSCFMPQPKVASTVITLKCHEKPPVDCDEKLLFQIIRASFNQRRKTLHNGLSNGLHFSKEQIATAIEKAGFVPTVRGESLSLEEFARLTNILKEV; encoded by the coding sequence ATGGCATATTTGAGTAATCCAACCTATACAAAGGCTGTTTTAGAAGCCCATGGCTTTTCTTTCCAGAAAAAGTTTGGTCAGAACTTTCTAATTGACGGTAATGTATTAGATAATATTATTGATGCGGCAGGTATCACAAAGGATGATTTTGTCCTTGAGATTGGTCCTGGAATTGGTACGATGACCCAGCGTCTCTGCGAGGAGGCCCGAGAGGTTGTAGCTGTAGAGATTGACAAGACTCTTATACCAATTTTAGATGATACTCTTTCAACCTACAAAAACTGGACGGTTATAAATCAGGATGTCCTAAAGGTTGACATTAAGGCAATTGCTGATGAAAAAAATGGTGGAAAGCCTATAAAAGTTGTGGCAAATCTGCCATACTATATTACAACACCGATTATTATGGGATTATTTGAAAGTCATGTTCCTTTGGAATCAATTACCATTATGGTTCAGAAGGAAGTAGCTGATAGAATGCAGGAGGGACCAGGCTCCAAGGAATATGGCGCACTTTCTTTAGCGGTTCAGTATTATAGTAAGCCAGAGATTGTTTGTGAGGTTCCACCAAGTTGTTTTATGCCTCAGCCAAAGGTGGCAAGCACAGTTATTACACTAAAGTGTCATGAAAAACCACCCGTTGATTGTGATGAAAAGCTCCTTTTCCAAATTATTAGAGCGTCATTCAATCAGCGCAGGAAGACATTGCATAATGGGTTAAGCAATGGTTTACATTTTTCAAAGGAACAGATTGCGACGGCAATCGAAAAAGCTGGCTTCGTGCCAACAGTTAGAGGGGAAAGTCTTTCATTAGAAGAGTTTGCTAGGCTTACTAATATTCTGAAAGAAGTATAG
- a CDS encoding zinc ribbon domain-containing protein, with product MGFLDKLSDGIANTTKDLGELAHNATDITKLQYDKKIKEGELSRLYERLGKKFYEENKDSEDEVVKEITATILRIKEISDELMEKKGGKACPKCGALVKTGSKFCSACGEKIDDIFEE from the coding sequence ATGGGATTTTTGGACAAGCTTTCAGATGGTATTGCAAATACAACAAAAGATCTTGGTGAATTAGCACACAATGCCACTGATATTACTAAGCTTCAGTATGATAAAAAGATAAAAGAAGGCGAATTATCCCGTCTTTACGAGAGGCTTGGTAAGAAGTTTTACGAGGAAAATAAGGACAGCGAAGATGAAGTTGTTAAAGAAATCACCGCAACTATCCTTAGAATAAAAGAAATCTCTGATGAGCTTATGGAGAAAAAGGGCGGAAAGGCCTGCCCTAAGTGTGGAGCTTTGGTTAAAACGGGCTCAAAATTCTGCAGCGCTTGCGGAGAGAAAATAGATGATATATTTGAAGAGTAG
- a CDS encoding phosphatase PAP2 family protein, producing the protein MQAIIDSSHIFYFDWELDLLHWFQSIHNPVLDFIVPKITFLGNAGWFWIVVAALLLILPFNRKMGVQATISITLTFLLCNLILKPSIMRCRPCWLEEIQMLVKIPHDYSFPSGHSNASFAVATAIFTRNKKLGIPALVLAACIALSRLYLFVHWPTDVLVGTCIGICGGIVSYFIVEFLYKKYSKKTNI; encoded by the coding sequence ATGCAAGCTATAATCGATAGTTCACATATTTTTTATTTTGATTGGGAATTAGATTTACTTCATTGGTTTCAGAGTATTCACAATCCTGTTTTAGATTTTATAGTACCTAAAATCACATTTTTAGGAAATGCGGGATGGTTTTGGATAGTTGTTGCTGCTCTTCTATTAATTCTTCCTTTTAATAGAAAAATGGGTGTGCAGGCTACAATATCAATTACGCTCACATTTTTGTTATGTAATCTTATTTTAAAGCCATCTATTATGAGGTGTAGACCATGCTGGCTGGAAGAAATACAGATGTTGGTTAAGATACCACATGACTATTCTTTCCCATCAGGTCATTCTAATGCAAGCTTTGCAGTTGCTACTGCTATATTTACAAGAAATAAAAAGTTAGGTATTCCAGCTCTTGTTTTAGCAGCCTGTATTGCGCTTAGCAGATTATATTTATTTGTACATTGGCCTACTGATGTTTTGGTTGGAACATGCATAGGTATTTGCGGTGGTATTGTTAGTTACTTTATTGTTGAGTTTCTTTATAAGAAATATAGCAAGAAAACAAACATATAA
- a CDS encoding peptide ABC transporter substrate-binding protein, translated as MKKKLIAVLLVASMAASLAACGNKNAATTSTDSSAADTATAEATTVNTDTTTLRLCLASEPDYLDPALNSSVDGACLAVNSFVGLYTYDENNNLQPAIADGEPEMSEDGLTYTIKLKETKWSNGEALTANDFVYSWNRAVAEETAADYAYMFAPIATNADGTLKIEATDDYTLTVELNAPCAYFFDLLAFPTFMPVYQADVEAANPDGTTPGAWAQEPGFVSNGAFTLTEWKHNESMVYEKNPNFYRADDVKLEKLEFMLSADDTAIYAAYNSGDIDFADSVPNDEIQSLLNSPEFHVIDTLGTYYVGFNVNSDLFKGLTADQASKMRKALSLLIDRQYIVDTVGQTGQVPADTFIPDGMADGNGGVFEASDFGYYDATTTGAGNVEEAKSLLEECGYSFESDGNGGYSISPALEVTYMTNSGTGHEAIAQCIQQDWGLVGIKVNIETEDWNVFLEDRKAGKFDIAREGWIADFNDPINMLEMWLSNGGNNDMQLGKDSSNSSAPSWKAYDEKIQEIYNTTDFAARVDLMREAEDMLMETNAVVPIYFYNDIYLQKENVKGIYTSLNQNKYFMYAEKTAE; from the coding sequence ATGAAAAAGAAACTTATCGCAGTTCTTCTTGTTGCTTCTATGGCTGCAAGCCTTGCAGCATGTGGTAACAAAAATGCAGCAACTACATCAACAGATAGTAGTGCAGCAGATACAGCTACCGCAGAAGCTACAACAGTGAACACAGACACAACAACACTTAGACTCTGTCTTGCATCAGAGCCAGACTACCTTGATCCAGCACTCAACTCATCAGTTGATGGTGCATGTCTCGCAGTTAACTCATTCGTAGGTCTTTACACATACGATGAGAACAACAACCTTCAGCCAGCTATCGCTGATGGTGAGCCAGAGATGTCAGAGGATGGTCTTACCTACACAATCAAGCTTAAGGAAACAAAGTGGTCAAACGGAGAAGCTCTTACAGCTAACGATTTTGTATACAGCTGGAACCGTGCAGTAGCTGAAGAAACAGCAGCTGACTATGCATACATGTTTGCACCAATCGCTACAAATGCTGATGGTACACTTAAGATTGAAGCTACAGATGATTACACACTTACAGTAGAGCTTAATGCTCCTTGTGCATACTTCTTTGATCTTCTTGCATTCCCTACATTCATGCCAGTATATCAGGCAGATGTAGAAGCAGCTAACCCAGATGGAACAACTCCAGGTGCATGGGCACAGGAGCCAGGTTTCGTTTCAAATGGTGCATTTACACTTACAGAGTGGAAGCACAACGAGTCAATGGTATATGAAAAGAACCCTAACTTCTACAGAGCTGACGATGTTAAGCTTGAGAAGCTTGAGTTCATGCTTTCAGCAGATGATACAGCTATTTATGCTGCTTACAACTCAGGTGATATCGATTTTGCAGACTCAGTACCAAACGATGAGATTCAGTCTCTTCTTAACAGCCCTGAGTTCCACGTAATCGATACACTTGGAACATACTATGTTGGTTTCAATGTAAACTCTGATTTATTCAAGGGTCTTACAGCTGACCAGGCTTCTAAGATGAGAAAGGCACTTTCTCTTCTTATCGACAGACAGTACATCGTTGATACAGTAGGTCAGACAGGTCAGGTACCAGCTGATACATTCATTCCAGATGGAATGGCTGATGGTAACGGTGGAGTATTCGAGGCTTCTGATTTTGGATACTATGATGCTACAACTACAGGTGCAGGTAATGTTGAGGAAGCTAAGAGCCTTCTTGAGGAGTGTGGATACTCATTTGAGTCAGATGGTAACGGTGGCTACTCTATCAGCCCAGCTCTTGAAGTAACATACATGACAAACTCAGGTACAGGTCACGAAGCAATTGCACAGTGCATCCAGCAGGATTGGGGCCTTGTAGGTATCAAGGTTAACATCGAGACAGAAGACTGGAACGTATTCCTTGAGGATAGAAAAGCAGGTAAGTTTGATATCGCTCGTGAGGGATGGATTGCAGACTTCAACGATCCTATCAATATGCTTGAAATGTGGTTATCAAATGGTGGTAACAACGATATGCAGCTTGGAAAGGATTCAAGCAACTCTTCTGCTCCATCATGGAAGGCTTATGACGAGAAGATTCAGGAAATCTACAATACAACAGATTTCGCAGCTCGTGTAGACCTTATGCGTGAGGCTGAGGATATGCTTATGGAGACAAATGCTGTAGTACCTATTTACTTCTACAACGATATTTATCTTCAGAAGGAAAATGTAAAGGGAATTTACACTTCACTTAACCAAAATAAGTACTTTATGTATGCTGAAAAGACTGCAGAATAA